A region from the Medicago truncatula cultivar Jemalong A17 chromosome 6, MtrunA17r5.0-ANR, whole genome shotgun sequence genome encodes:
- the LOC11442569 gene encoding proteasome subunit beta type-4, translating to MDTVTESQRTLYPYVTGSSVVAIKYKDGILMAADMGGSYGSTLRYKSVERLKPIGKHSLLGASGEISDFQEIMRYLDELILIDNMWDDGNSLGPKEVHNYLTRVMYNRRNKFNPLWNSLVLGGVKKGQKYLGTVSMIGVNYEDNHVATGLGNHLARPILRDEWNENLTFEEGVKLLEKCMRVLLYRDRSAVNKIQISKITEEGATVYPPFSLKTYWEFSAFKNPTVGAEGSW from the exons ATGGACACTGTAACTGAATCCCAGAGAACTCT GTACCCATATGTAACTGGATCCTCCGTTGTTGCTATCAAATACAAAGATGGCATTCTCATGGCTGCTGATATGGGAG GCTCATATGGATCTACACTGAGGTACAAGAGTGTTGAGCGTTTGAAGCCTATTGGAAAGCACTCCCTTCTTGGTGCTAGTGGGGAAATAAGCGACTTTCAAGAAATTATGCGCTACCTTGATGAGCTCAT CCTTATTGACAACATGTGGGATGATGGGAATTCTTTGGGGCCTAAGGAGGTCCACAACTATTTAACTCGGGTGATGTATAATAGGCGCAACAAGTTCAACCCATTGTGGAACTCACTTGTTCTTGGTGGTGTTAAAAAGGGGCAGAAGTACCTTGGCACA GTTAGCATGATTGGTGTTAATTACGAAGACAACCATGTGGCAACTGGGCTTGGAAATCATCTTGCTAGGCCAATTCTCCGCGATGAGTGGAATGAAAACTTGACATTCGAAGAAGGTGTTAAGTTACTCGAAAAATGCATGCGAGTGCTTTTGTACCGTGATAGGTCTGCTGTGAACAAGATTCAG ATATCTAAAATTACCGAAGAAGGTGCTACTGTTTACCCACCATTCTCTTTGAAAACATACTGGGAGTTCTCCGCCTTCAAGAATCCAACAGTTGGTGCTGAAGGTTCATGGTAG
- the LOC11435556 gene encoding uncharacterized protein: MPCSKEEALIRLFYNSSSSFKLLFLFLFSSSTLLLKILNFISSYSLFQSDQQYEYVSSEEEEEEEEIQESYCYEDSIEKDHLVADIIYGGEALVFLHSNNESQRNDSFSYEEEEEEEEEEEKEEEFITPQDSFIEEFSSEENFSTENLYVHHKSPIVSDFETETNETEIQTEEEDADSVPDSVPIENRTTSPITLNLYKRDDLVESDKNYDEKYIDIGVIKNEKVQEEKTTRDESVFVIGPTQLERNKKLIIDEKDDEEIYEDSTTIGSTSKDSSDWRSSIICRDSGTDDSSSRRSCPKWESYAVFQKYDEEMSFLERISAQKLHETESLRSIKVAPRSISGRIVYKLSSMNKKPEDISHNPYCELEGAYVAQICLTWEALNWNYKNFQTKRASNVDVGCPATIAQQFQQFQVLLQRYVENEPYEFGRRPEIYARMRHMAPKLLLVPEYRESDDDQKENIGFNTKISSASFLVIMEDGIRTFMNFLKADKEKPCQILASYFRRNQRGLVDPTLIRLLKKVNQKKKIKIKDLRRSHKCLRKRNLKEEEEMEILMALIDLKLVSRVLRMSDMNENQLHWCEEKNSKVRVIDGKLQRDSTPLFFPSH; encoded by the exons ATGCCATGTTCTAAAGAAGAAGCTCTTATTAGACTCTTCTACAATTCTTCAAGCTCTTTCAAacttctcttcctctttctcttctcttcttcaacTTTGCTTCTCAAAATCCTAAACTTCATTAGTAGCTACTCTTTATTCCAAAG TGATCAACAATATGAATATGTTTcatctgaagaagaagaagaagaagaagaaattcaagaaaGTTATTGTTATGAAGATTCTATAGAGAAAGATCATTTAGTAGCTGATATAATTTATGGTGGAGAAGCTCTTGTATTTCTTCATAGTAACAATGAGTCTCAAAGGAATGATTCTTTTtcttatgaagaagaagaagaagaagaagaagaagaagaaaaagaagaagagtttATCACTCCTCAAGATAGCTTCATTGAAGAGTTTTCTTCAGAAGAAAATTTTTCAACTGAAAATTTGTATGTTCATCACAAGTCACCAAttgtttcagattttgagaCAGAAACAAATGAAACAGAAATTCaaacagaagaagaagatgCTGATTCTGTTCCAGATTCTGTTCCAATTGAAAACAGGACCACTTCTCCTATCACACTTAACCTATACAAAAGGGATGACCTAGTAGAGAGTGACAAAAACTATGATG aaaagtatATTGATATTGGAGTTATAAAAAATGAGAAGGTGcaagaagaaaaaactacaaGAGATGAGAGTGTTTTTGTCATTGGTCCTACACAATTGGAGAGAAATAAGAAgttgattattgatgaaaaAGATGATGAAGAGATATATGAAGATTCAACCACTATTGGTTCAACATCTAAGGACTCTTCTGATTGGAGAAGTTCAATTATTTGTAGAGATTCTGGAACTGATGATTCATCATCAAGAAGAAGTTGTCCAAAATGGGAATCTTATGcagtttttcaaaaatatgatgaagaaatGTCATTTCTAGAAAGGATTAGTGCACAAAAGCTTCATGAAACTG aGTCATTGAGATCTATCAAAGTAGCACCAAGATCAATTTCAGGGAGAATTGTATACAAACTTTCAAGTATGAACAAAAAACCAGAAGATATAAGTCACAATCCATATTGTGAATTAGAGGGTGCTTATGTTGCACAAATTTGCTTAACATGGGAAGCACTTAATTGGAACTACAAGAATTTTCAAACCAAAAGAGCTTCAAATGTTGATGTTGGTTGTCCAGCAACAATTGCACAACAATTTCAACAATTTCAAGTTTTGTTGCAAAGATATGTAGAGAATGAACCTTATGAGTTTGGTAGGAGACCAGAGATTTATGCTAGAATGAGACATATGGCACCAAAATTGCTCCTAGTCCCTGAATATCGAG aatcAGATGATGATCAGAAGGAGAATATTGGGTTTAACACTAAAATATCATCAGCTTCATTTCTTGTGATAATGGAAGATGGAATCAGAACATTCATGAATTTCCTTAAGGCTGATAAAGAGAAACCATGTCAGATCCTTGCATCTTACTTTCGTAGAAATCAAAGAGGCTTGGTTGATCCAACATTAATCCGTCTTTTAAAGAAAGTTAATCAAAAG AAGAAGATAAAGATTAAGGATCTTCGTCGTTCACACAAATGTTTGAGGAAGAGAAACttgaaagaggaagaagagatgGAGATTTTGATGGCATTGATAGACTTAAAATTGGTATCAAGGGTTTTAAGAATGAGTGACATGAATGAAAATCAACTACATTGGTGTGAAGAGAAAAATAGCAAAGTGAGAGTCATAGATGGGAAACTACAAAGAGATTCCACTCCACTTTTTTTTCCATCACATTGA